A region from the Coffea eugenioides isolate CCC68of chromosome 9, Ceug_1.0, whole genome shotgun sequence genome encodes:
- the LOC113782946 gene encoding protein trichome birefringence-like 36, protein MGAKAKISWPLMWLLFLCFFLLNLSDGESSRYEQEELSWLADNDDEINMIQGRHASLRRCDLTSGKWVYDQTYPLYDPSTCPYLSTAVKCQKNGRPDSDYEKWRWKPDGCTIPRFDALEFLGRMRRKRIMLVGDSIMRNQWESLVCLVQSVIPTARKMVTYHGPAMAFQALDYETSIEFCWAPFLVELKKETAGKRILHLDLIEENAKYWRGVDVLVFDSAHWWTHSDQYSSWDFLADGNNAYTNMNPMVAYEKGLTTWAKWIDLNLDPRRSRVFFRSMSPRHNRDNGWKCYNQKEPLQYFSHPHVPPQLPVLRGVLRRMRFPVYLQDITTLSALRRDGHPSVYGRSIGQEEKQHVKGYTSDCSHWCLPGVPDTWNEMLNVLL, encoded by the exons ATGGGAGCCAAGGCTAAGATCAGTTGGCCATTAATGTGGCTTTTGTTCTTGTGCTTTTTCCTACTGAATTTGTCTGATGGTGAATCTTCAAGGTATGAACAAGAGGAGCTGTCGTGGCTGGCCGACAATGACGACGAAATTAACATGATTCAAGGCAGGCATGCCTCGCTCAGGAGATGTGATTTAACCTCTGGAAAATGGGTTTATGATCAAACTTATCCGCTTTATGATCCAAGCACTTGCCCCTACCTTAGCACTGCAGTTAAATGTCAGAAGAACGGACGCCCTGATTCTGATTATGAAAAGTGGAGGTGGAAGCCAGACGGTTGTACGATTCCAAG GTTTGATGCATTGGAATTTCTGGGGAGAATGAGAAGGAAGAGAATAATGCTTGTAGGTGATTCCATAATGAGGAACCAATGGGAGTCTCTTGTCTGTTTAGTCCAATCTGTTATTCCAACTGCTCGAAAAATGGTCACTTATCATGGTCCTGCCATGGCATTCCAAGCGTTG GATTATGAGACATCGATTGAGTTTTGTTGGGCTCCATTTCTCGTGGAACTGAAGAAGGAAACAGCAGGCAAAAGAATACTACATCTAGACTTGATAGAAGAGAATGCGAAGTACTGGAGAGGAGTTGATGTTCTTGTTTTTGATTCAGCCCATTGGTGGACTCATTCTGATCAATATAGTTC GTGGGACTTCCTCGCGGATGGAAACAATGCATATACGAATATGAACCCAATGGTTGCATATGAGAAAGGACTCACTACATGGGCTAAGTGGATAGACTTGAATCTTGATCCTCGCAGAAGTCGAGTCTTTTTCAGGAGCATGTCTCCGAGGCATAACAG GGACAACGGCTGGAAATGTTATAATCAGAAGGAACCTCTTCAATACTTCAGTCACCCTCATGTCCCTCCACAATTACCTGTATTAAGAGGGGTGCTACGAAGGATGAGATTTCCAGTATATCTGCAGGATATTACTACATTGTCAGCACTTAGAAGAGACGGCCATCCATCTGTTTATGGTAGATCCATAGGCCAAGAAGAGAAACAGCACGTCAAAGGGTATACCTCTGATTGTAGCCATTGGTGCCTCCCTGGAGTTCCTGATACCTGGAATGAAATGTTAAATGTTCTACTATGA
- the LOC113783485 gene encoding cytochrome c oxidase assembly protein COX15-like: MMESRLISAFRKTKNIVNQISSNSRLSTSGLCISNEPSLLIHSKTYSSFSSNLIPASQTSIIRSLSNLGFKAFRRHYPNHKGFCRRSFRNLSTAAAASTEKKDGLRLLVTAGPRAQKLVGIWLFGSAAWVFSMVVLGGMTRLTRSGLSMTDWKFTGRLPPLTDEDWLVEFEKYKQSPEYKRVNKGMSIDDFKFIYWMEYAHRMWGRALGIMFALPFSYFLRKGYITLQLGLRLSGLFALGAGQGLIGWWMVKSGLEAPESEYAEPRVSPYRLAAHLTSAFVIYSGLFWTALSVVMPEPPAESVAWVKGAAKVKRLALPVSILVGITAVSGAFVAGNDAGRAFNTFPKMGDTWVPEDIFNMKPLLRNFFENTSTVQLDHRLLATTTLAAIGGLWFSTRNLDLHPAIRSLIGSIVGMAALQVTLGVSTLLSYVPVSLGTAHQAGALTLLSLMLLLNHTVRRPSMSLLKTLPPVVKTVT; encoded by the exons ATGATGGAGAGCAGACTTATCTCAGCTTTCAGAAAAACTAAAAACATAGTTAATCAAATTTCCTCAAATTCAAGATTATCAACATCAGGGCTTTGCATTTCCAATGAGCCCTCCTTGCTGATCCACTCAAAAACttactcttctttttcttctaatcTTATTCCTGCAAGCCAAACCAGCATTATCAGAAGCTTGAGTAACTTGGGATTCAAAGCATTTCGTCGTCATTATCCTAATCATAAG GGTTTCTGCAGACGATCCTTTAGGAATTTATCCACTGCAGCAGCTGCGTCTACAGAAAAGAAGGATGGTTTGAGGCTCCTTGTAACTGCTGGGCCTCGTGCCCAAAAGTTGGTTGGGATATGGCTTTTTGGATCTGCTGCTTGGGTCTTCAGTATGGTGGTGCTTGGCGGTATGACACGATTAACCAGATCGGGGCTTTCAATGACTGACTGGAAATTCACTGGGAGGCTTCCTCCTCTAACAGATGAAGATTGGCTGGTTGAATTTGAGAAATATAAACAGTCACCTGAATATAAACG TGTAAACAAAGGGATGAGTATTGATGATTTCAAGTTCATTTATTGGATGGAGTATGCACATCGAATGTGGGGAAGAGCACTGGGTATCATGTTTGCTCTGCCATTCTCTTACTTTCTTCGCAAGGGTTATATTACTCTACAACTTGGACTTAGATTATCTGGGTTATTTGCTCTTGGTGCCGGGCAGGGACTAATAGGTTGGTGGATGGTTAAAAGTGGTTTAGAG GCCCCTGAATCGGAATATGCTGAACCAAGAGTCAGCCCTTACCGCCTAGCGGCCCATCTTACTTCAGCATTTGTAATTTACAGTGGGCTCTTCTGGACTGCTCTTTCAGTTGTTATGCCTGAACCTCCTGCTGAGTCAGTAGCTTGGGTTAAGGGTGCTGCAAAAGTTAAGCGACTTGCCCTCCCTGTGAGCATTCTTGTCGGAATCACTGCTGTCTCAGGAGCATTTGTTGCAGGAAATGATGCT GGTCGTGCCTTTAACACTTTCCCAAAGATGGGTGATACATGGGTTCCAGAAGATATTTTCAATATGAAGCCTCTTCTGCGGAACTTCTTTGAGAATACATCAACTGTGCAG CTAGATCATCGTTTACTTGCCACTACGACTTTAGCAGCAATTGGTGGCTTATGGTTCTCAACTCGGAACCTGGACCTGCATCCGGCCATACGCTCCTTGATCGGAAGTATAGTAGGCATGGCTGCTCTCCAG GTCACTTTGGGGGTATCAACTCTTTTGTCATACGTACCTGTGTCACTTGGCACAGCTCATCAAGCTGGAGCTCTAACGCTTCTAAGTCTGATGCTTCTGCTCAATCACACCGTACGTCGGCCTTCAATGTCACTTCTGAAGACTCTGCCTCCTGTTGTAAAAACAGTCACCTAG
- the LOC113783481 gene encoding cytochrome c oxidase assembly protein COX15-like, with the protein MMESRLISAFRKTKNIVNQISSNSRLSTSGLCISNEPSLLIHSKTYSSFSSNLIPASQTSIIRSLSNLGFKAFRRHYPNHKGFCRRSFRNLSTAAAASTEKKDGLRLLVTAGPRAQKLVGIWLFGSAAWVFSMVVLGGMTRLTRSGLSMTDWKFTGRLPPLTDEDWLVEFEKYKQSPEYKRVNKGMSIDDFKFIYWMEYAHRMWGRALGIMFALPFSYFLRKGYITLQLGLRLSGLFALGAGQGLIGWWMVKSGLEAPESEYAEPRVSPYRLAAHLTSAFVIYSGLFWTALSVVMPEPPAESVAWVKGAAKVKRLALPVSILVGITAVSGAFVAGNDAGRAFNTFPKMGDTWVPEDIFNMKPLLRNFFENTSTVQLDHRILATTTLAAIGGLWFSTRKLDLHPAIRSLIGSIVGMAALQVTLGVSTLLSYVPVSLGTAHQAGALTLLSLMLLLNHTVRRPSMSLLKTLPPVVKTVT; encoded by the exons ATGATGGAGAGCAGACTTATCTCAGCTTTCAGAAAAACTAAAAACATAGTTAATCAAATTTCCTCAAATTCAAGATTATCAACATCAGGGCTTTGCATTTCCAATGAGCCCTCCTTGCTGATCCACTCAAAAACttactcttctttttcttctaatcTTATTCCTGCAAGCCAAACCAGCATTATCAGAAGCTTGAGTAACTTGGGATTCAAAGCATTTCGTCGTCATTATCCTAATCATAAG GGTTTCTGCAGACGATCCTTTAGGAATTTATCCACTGCAGCAGCTGCGTCTACAGAAAAGAAGGATGGTTTGAGGCTCCTTGTAACTGCTGGGCCTCGTGCCCAAAAGTTGGTTGGGATATGGCTTTTTGGATCTGCTGCTTGGGTCTTCAGTATGGTGGTGCTTGGCGGTATGACACGATTAACCAGATCGGGGCTTTCAATGACTGACTGGAAATTCACTGGGAGGCTTCCTCCTCTAACAGATGAAGATTGGCTGGTTGAATTTGAGAAATATAAACAGTCACCTGAATATAAACG TGTAAACAAAGGGATGAGTATTGATGATTTCAAGTTCATTTATTGGATGGAGTATGCACATCGAATGTGGGGAAGAGCACTGGGTATCATGTTTGCTCTGCCATTCTCTTACTTTCTTCGCAAGGGTTATATTACTCTACAACTTGGACTTAGATTATCTGGGTTATTTGCTCTTGGTGCCGGGCAGGGACTAATAGGTTGGTGGATGGTTAAAAGTGGTTTAGAG GCCCCTGAATCGGAATATGCTGAACCAAGAGTCAGCCCTTACCGCCTAGCGGCCCATCTTACTTCAGCATTTGTAATTTACAGTGGGCTCTTCTGGACTGCTCTTTCAGTTGTTATGCCTGAACCTCCTGCTGAGTCAGTAGCTTGGGTTAAGGGTGCTGCAAAAGTTAAGCGACTTGCCCTCCCTGTGAGCATTCTTGTCGGAATCACTGCTGTCTCAGGAGCATTTGTTGCAGGAAATGATGCT GGTCGTGCCTTTAACACTTTCCCAAAGATGGGTGATACATGGGTTCCAGAAGATATTTTCAATATGAAGCCTCTTCTGCGGAACTTCTTTGAGAATACATCAACTGTGCAG CTAGATCATCGTATACTTGCCACTACGACTTTAGCAGCAATTGGTGGCTTATGGTTCTCAACTCGGAAACTGGACCTGCATCCGGCCATACGCTCCTTGATTGGAAGTATAGTAGGCATGGCTGCTCTCCAG GTCACTTTGGGGGTATCAACTCTTCTGTCATACGTACCTGTGTCACTTGGCACAGCTCATCAAGCTGGAGCTCTAACGCTTCTAAGTCTGATGCTTCTGCTCAATCACACCGTACGTCGGCCTTCAATGTCACTTCTGAAGACTCTGCCTCCTGTTGTAAAAACAGTCACCTAG